The Lathyrus oleraceus cultivar Zhongwan6 chromosome 5, CAAS_Psat_ZW6_1.0, whole genome shotgun sequence genome includes the window tgcaattccctcaaattaaatattaagtttatactttccaagttttaacactcatcaagactagtaatggataatgtagaTTTCGCCTACGCGAagtgcatgttctatattagtaaggtgcgatgggataattgtaatatccaattgttaaaacaatgggtcaaacttaactaaactaattataataacattatatatgtttagaagcaagagttgggaatgatccatatgatggattggaataaggagttattcacccaactgaaattttcgagagttgtatgagatacaattggaaggagttcctacctaaataccctagttttgtgtaatccgcctacgcggacttagaacgaagtgaaatatggatctcgacccactagaaaatcttccaacgggattttccgaatcaaatgatgagggtcatttgttttgagtaaaatagtgggagcatatttaattaaaggcctaattaaatatgtcaatgatacttatattttcattaatccttgtgtagattaccatgacaacaaacacctctaacaacatcttgcgatcaacccttgacaaggaaaaattgtctgggacaaattttctggattggtaccgaaacctgaggattgtcctcaaacatgataaagggaaaggaaaggaagttgccaaacccaaacccattattgttgctttaaagcctagtggaggcatagaaaaagaaggcacctgcttccattgcggtaagaccggacactggaagaggaactgcccaaagtacctggaagataggaagaatggagtagagactccaacttcaggtatttttgttattgaaattaatttatctacttctgcatcatgggtattagatactggatgcggttctcacatttgtacaaatgtgcaaggactaaaagggagtagaaaattggcaaaaggtgaagtctacctacgagttggtaatggagcaaaggttgctgccttagccgtaggaacttatgaattgactttacctagtggtttaataattcagttagagaattgttattatgtacctgcaattagcaggaatattatttatgtttcttgtttggacaagtctggtttttcattcataataaagaacaattgttgctcaatttatttgaatgatatattctatgctactgcacaaatgaacaatggactatatgtccttgatcttgaaatgcctatttataacattaatactaaaaggatgaaacctaataagttaaatccaacttacctctggcattgtcgattaggccacataaatgagaaacgcatttccagactccataaagatggactcttggactcttttgattatgaatcatatgagacatgcagatcttgtttaattggaaagatgacaaagtctccattcacaggaaagggtgtaagagctaatgatcttttggccctcatacatactgatgtatgtggaccactgaacataccagccagaggaggttttccatacttcatcatatttactgatgatttcagtagatatggttatgtgtatttaatgaaacacaaattagagtcctttgaaaggttcaaggaattcaagaatgaagtacaaaaccaactaggtaagaatattaaaactcttcgatcagatcgaggtggtgagtatttaagcctagagtttgatgaccatctaaaagagtgtgggatcctatcccaacttactcctcctggaacaccccaatggaatggtgtatctgagaggagaaatcgaaccctgttagacatggtctgatccatgatgagtcacgtcgatcttccaaactccttttggggacatgcgctattgacagcaacttacacacttaaccgtgttccatccaaaaaggttgagaagacaccatatgagatatggagtggtaagaaaccacatatgtcttaaatgaagatttggggttgcgaagtttatgtgaaacgacaaatttcaactaagcttgagcccaaatctgacaaatgcttatttgtggggtatcctgaagaaacaagagggtattatttctacaatccttctgagggaaaagtgtttgtcgctcgaactggagttttcatagaaaaggattttatttccaaaggacagtgggaggaaagtagaacttgaagaaattcaagaatcacaaagcatcgatacacctatggaggaattagagcaggaaacacaagtagttgtggaagagcaacctgctcaagtagaacaagaccagcgtaggtcaggcaggatacgtcacctacctgagagatatggacatctcataacagatcaaggtgatgtattactcatggatcaagatgagtctgtgacctaccaagaggccataactggtcccgagtctgagaagtggctagaagccatgaaatctgaaatggattccatgtacacaaaccaagtttggaccttggtagagcctcctgtaggggttaaccctataggatgcaagtgggtcttcaaaaagaagactggcatggatggaaaggtacatacctataaggcaagactggttgcaaaaggatataaacaaattcatggggttgactatgatgaaaccttttcactagttgcaatgcttaaatctgttcggattttacttgctatcgctgcatatcatgattatgaaatgtggtagatggatgtcaaaactgctttccttaataggaatcttcttgaggatgtgtacatgacacagcctgaaggatttgacataccagaagaagcccaaaagatatgtaagctacaaagatcaatctatggattgaagcaagcttccagaagctggaatcttcgttttgatgaaacggtaaaacaatatggattcatcaagaacgaaaatgagccttgtgtctacaagaagattagtgggagcatgatcgttttcctggtattatatgtagatgacatattactcattggaaacgatgtccctaccctacaaaAAGTAAACACTTGGTTGGGGAAAttcttttctatgaaggacctaggtgaagcagcctatatattaggaatcagaatctatagagatagatcacaaaaactgcttggcctaagtcagagtacatacatagataaagtgctgagacgctttaatatgcatgattccaagaaaggattcatacctatgcaacatggcatgtgtctatcaaaaacacaatccccttcaactaaggaagaaagggatcgcatgaataagattccatatgcatctgcaataggatctatcatgtatgccatgttatgtactcgactagatgtcttgtatgctttaagtgcaacgagtaggtaccaatctaatcctagtgatgcccattgggtagttgtcaagaatatccttaagtacttgagaaggactaaggactcattcttgatatatggaggtcaggaagatttggctgtaattggttacaccgatgctagcttccagacagataaggatgactttagatcgcaatctggttatgtgttttgcttaaacggtggcgctgtgagctggaaaagttcaaagcaagatacagttgctgattctacaaccgaggccgagtatattgctgcctcaagtgcagcaaaggaagctgtttggatcaaaaagttcattagtgaacttggcatagtccctagcattgtggatcccattggtctctattgtgataacaacggtgctatcgcacaagctaaggagcctagatctcaccaacgatccaaacacatacttaggcgttatcatctcattcgagagataatagataaaggagatgtgaaaatatgtagagtacctacacttgacaatattgctgacccactaacgAAGCCTCTTAcgcagtagaagcatgatggccatactagatcaatgggcattaggggtatgcctgattggctatagtgctagtgggagattgttggtgtaagccctagaggccaatacttttggtacttctatcgaattatttattaataacaaaaaggctttttctttattatgtttgtttaataaagtccctagaatagatagtccgtttaatgtatcaagtgtgacttgatcatgagagcacattaaacatagggacactattcttaaagtatccgtagtcgagctttattgtgaagtgggataacattaaagcattaatactattatgtttgtagattgatgatcacatctcatggatcatggataaagagttatcaagtcttaaacataggtatgaatattaagagtaatatttataccggattgacctgctatgagaatactatatagaaagttatgcaaagtgtcataagttattctcatggtgataatggtgtataccactcttcgacctgaaaccactacggatcctagatgtagagtcgagtgctttattgttgatccaacattatccgtaactggataaccataaagacagttgatgggtactccgcaaagcatgctgagggacatgagtgacctagatggaatttgcccatcctgcataacaggataaatgtctatgggtccaatattgaactggacaaggatgacacggtctataccttgtgttcaatatagacataagggcaaaggggtaattatacatataattattatcacataaggttttgtcagatcacatgacattttcgtgacttgggtagcagtgatgtgttgctagataccgctcactgtttattatgttaaatgcgtgatttaatataattgccaacgtcgcgaaaacctacgGGGTCACACAcaaggacggattgatgagaaatagagtaactaaggaacaccataaggtatGGTGCACGTAAGTgggaaacgaaatatggtaaggtaccaaatacttaagtgattttggcatattatgagatatgggccaaaatacacttaagtgggctttttagcttgaatcccacacaagtggttctataaatagaacccttgggtagaagcattgtcattcagactcaactcaagtgaagacttggaatttcgtttccctctctctctcactcaaagccttcattcgtaccagctagcactgagattgaaggaacccgttcgtgtggactgagtagagacgttgtcatcgttcaacgttcgtgatcgctccgtggatttgtatccaaggttttcATCATTACAAGAAATCTGCACTaaaggtttgaatcgccataagaggtaacgattctatcactgatcatgcccattcgtaaggatcactaaatggagaaatttttaaattctgctgcgccttggatggcaattctccttcagaaggtgccccatggtgttatgaaagtggttttctccatatcttcttgagccatgcggatctggttataaccggagaaaccatccataaaggagaaaaCAAAGAACTGAGCGGTATTATCTACTAGCAcgtcaatgtgtggcagtggaaagtcatctttgggacttgctctAGTTAGATttctataatctatgcacattcttactttgccatccttcttaggtacaaGCACAATGTTAACTATCCATTGAGGATAATTGGAGACCGCTAGGAAGCCGGTGTTGAgctgcttttgtacctcctccttgattttcatagccatgtcGGGACGGGTGCTTCGTAGTTTTTGCTTTACTGgagggcattcttctttaaggggtaGATGATGGACCACAATGTCAGTATCGAGGCCGGGaatatcttggtatgaccatgcaaacacatcttTGTATTCCTTTAAGAGCTCAATTAATTTTGTCTTCACCTCGTCTTGTAGAGCGGAGCCGACTCAGACTTCTTTCGCTTCCTCATCTATCCCAAGGTTAATCACTTCCACTGATTCTTCGTGCGGCTGGATGACTTTTTCCTCCTGCTTGAGCAGCCTTGCCAATTCTTCTGGGAGTTCGGCCTCTTTCTCACACTCTTCATCAGCTTGATTAATCGGGTTGTCAAAGTCGTATGGGACTGTAGCAGAATTGTCATTGGTGGTTGTCGAGGATGATCTGCATGATTTAAGGTCCACGCTTTTATTGGTATGAAAGAAAGGATGATTTGAAaagaaattttaaaaaaatgctatTTAAAAAAGGTGAAAAAAATAAATGAAAGGCAAGGATCTCAAAATTGATCGCGAACATGAACCATTTTTTCATTAATGAATAATAAGGAAAtttgatgaggccctacaaatgatTCCCCCATGCCTTGGGCTTGACATGGGTTCTTTTGATAAAAAGGAAGGGAAACAACATTGGGAATTACATTTCAATCAAGGTCACTTTAGGTATTTCAAACTCGGTCCATTTGGTGGCACCATTTCCATCAGTCTTTGTGAAGATCAAcccatcatcttcttcttcttcttcttctacgGCATAAATACGGTTGTCATCCAGGTAACCAGCACTTGAGAAGTTTTCGGATAGCGGGAGCACTGATCCCCTTGTAGCTATCGGTGCGGGCTTCTTCAAATTCTGGGAGTTGTATCCCAAACCGATGCGGTCCTTGTTGGCAGGAAGTTCAAGCAATCTTCCCCATCCTTGGCGGTGTCCATCCTTTATGATTGTCATGGCGTCTTTAAGAGATGCCATTGGAGATTCGGCATCTTTTGATTCATCCCTTGCTGGGCAAACCATTTCAACATTGATAACTTCAAATGATTGGAATGGGACTTCCCTTATCTCCCCTTCTCCTTCAACGTATTGGAAAGATGCGAGGTGACTTACCACAATGTCCTCCTCACCCTCGACAACAACTAGCTTATCATCAACTaagaatttcaatttttggtggaGCGTCGAAGTGACTGCACCAGCTGAATGGATCCAAGGCCTCCCAAgcagacaactgtaggctggATAGATATCCATTACGAAGAAAGTGATAGGGAAAATATGGGGACCAATCTTCATAGGCAAATTCACCTCACCGATTACAGTCCTTCTAGTCCCATCAAATGCTCTTACTATAAGCTCACTCGGCTTCATTACGAGTCCTTCAACATTTAGTTTAGCAAAGGAGCTCTTAGGCATCACATTGAGGGAAGACCCAGTGTCTACCAAAACTCTTGATAGGAATGTGTCCAcacactcaatagaaatatggagagccttgttatgattcctCCCCTCGGAGGGAAGCTCTTTATCACTGAAACCCAAGCTTAAGCTAGTGGCGATATTGTTAACTACTCCTTCAACTGACAAACAGATATCTCTTGCGGTACGTGAGTTGTCCTCAGAAATTTTGCCAAAGCATCCCTATGGGCCTCCGAGCACATTAataaagacaacattgagattttcGAGGGTGTCTGGTTAAGCTGATCAACTACTCGATAATCGGTTTTCTTGATAATGCGGAAGAACTCGTCTACTTCATTGGAAGGTGCGGGGTCTTGTCTTTGCTGAGCGCCATCAATTTGTTTGCCTTTGTCCGAAGTTGAAGGATTGATAGTTCCAATTGGAGTGACTGTCGGCGCAAATATCCTTCCACTTCTCGTGATTCCGCTAGTGTCGGTGATATTGATCATTGGATCACTAGACTTTAACGGTTCTTCTTGAATTTTCTAACCATGAATGTAGACTGAGGTGTCATACATCCATGGGACTGCCTTGGTGTCAACATATGGGAATGGTGTGGGAACTGTTATTACGATTGGAGTAACAGGATTTGCCGACAGAGTTAACTGAGAGAAGTCATATGGAATTTGCAGAGGAGGGACTTTGTCGTATGGTATCTCGAGGGTAGACACATCTTCCTTTGTGGATGGGTAGTCTACCACCAAGATCCCTTGGTTCATTAATTGTTCTATGACAGACTTCAATGTTCTACATTATTACGGGTTAATCAGACAGTGTTCACAGTCATTACCCCATATGGGAAAGGTATTATTCTTCATTAAAGCATTCTTGATCTTGATGAGTGGTGTTTTTAACTCGTCCACACAGGACATCAATCTCCTTCCATTGTCAGCTTCCATCATGTTCACTGATGCATTGTTGTGAGGGGGCATCGGGTTATTATTTACATTCGGCCCCTTGGGGGAAAATGTGATTGCCTTAGAGTCAATAAGATCTTGAACCTTGTACTTTAATGCTTTATAATTCTCGATCGAATGCCCAGGAGCGCTAGAATGAAATTCACTGCGGGCATTTGCATCATAAGCGGGAGGAAGAACCGCTGGTGGGGGTCCTATCTCCCTTAGTTGTATAAGTAATCCCCTCAATAAATATGGTAGAATTTGGCTATAAGGCATGGGAACTGGGTCAAATCTTCTCTCGGGCCTTCGCATCCTttgttgttattgatattgtGGTTGTTGACGTTGCGGTTTTTGTTGATaccgttgttgttgttgagtttgaacAGGAATTGCAAATGGTTGTTGTTGACTCGGTTGGACGGGAGCTATGGCAGCTACTTGTGGATAAGTGGGATTTCTTGTTCGAATGATGGAGGCAGCATTGGTCTCGCCTTCTCGTTTTTTACCGTAGGGAGCAAAAGGTTTCTTCGATGCACTAGAAGCACTGGCAGAGTTCTGAATCTTTCCCATCTTGATCATATTTTCTATCCTTTCACCGGCTAAGACCAGGTCGGAAAAGCCCGAAGAGGTGCTCCCTACCATTCTATCAAGGTATGGACCTTGCAGGTTTCCCATAAACATGTCTACCAGTTCTCTTTCTAGCAATGGGGGTTATACCCTAACAGCTAATTCCCTCCACCgttgggcatactctttgaaggacTCTTCAGACCTCTGAGTCAGATTTTGCAACTGCGTACGATTAGGTGCCatatcagtgttgtactgatagtGCTTGAGGAATGCCTCGGCCATTTCCCTCCAGGTGTGAATATGGTTGCCCTCGAGTtgcatgtaccaatccaaagatgccccactTAGGGAATCCTGgaaaaaatgcattaaaagttGATCATCGCTGGAATAGGCAGCCATCTTTCTGCAATATGCCCTAATGTGCGTTCTAGGGTCgctatttcccttatatttttcaaagtctggaACTTTGAACTTGGCCGGAATGATGATCCCAAGTACTAAACACATTTCTTCCGCATCAAGGCCCACAATGTCAGTGCTCCCCATTGCTTTGAGCTTTTCCTCGATAGCCTTTACCTTCCCCTCGACCTTGTTGGTTACCGAACCGAAGGCGTCATCCTGAGAAGAATCCCTTGGGTTGAAGAATGCATCGAGTTGGTCGTCTGTCTCAAAAATATGAGGACGAGGATTGTCGTTTGGAACACCGTCGGGTGCATTAACGTTAATTGGAGGATCAACTTGAGGAACTGGAGTCGGAATCTCGACCGCTAGAGGGGTAGGAGGATTGGTAGTACTGGCATGTTGGTTCatttcttcttgcatttttgccataACCTCTTGGCCCCTTGCGACTGCTTCAATAGTCTCCATCAACTGCCGCATTTGGGACCGCATTTGGGATACTTCTTCCTGAAGGACAACTTGGTTCTCTTGAAGTTGCTCCATGACAGCTTGTCGACGTCCTCGTGTATCGTACCGAAAAGTCAGCTTTGGAGAGTGGTTCTGGAAGGAAAAAA containing:
- the LOC127078530 gene encoding uncharacterized protein LOC127078530 → MGKIQNSASASSASKKPFAPYGKKREGETNAASIIRTRNPTYPQVAAIAPVQPSQQQPFAIPVQTQQQQREIGPPPAVLPPAYDANARSEFHSSAPGHSIENYKALKYKVQDLIDSKAITFSPKGPNVNNNPMPPHNNASVNMMEADNGRRLMSCVDETLKSVIEQLMNQGILVVDYPSTKEDVSTLEIPYDKVPPLQIPYDFSQLTLSANPVTPIKIQEEPLKSSDPMINITDTSGITRSGRIFAPTVTPIGTINPSTSDKGKQIDGAQQRQDPAPSNEVDEFFRIIKKTDYRGCFGKISEDNSRTARDICLSVEGVVNNIATSLSLGFSDKELPSEGRNHNKALHISIECVDTFLSRVLVDTGSSLNVMPKSSFAKLNVEGLVMKPSELIVRAFDGTRRTVIGEVNLPMKIGPHIFPITFFVMDIYPAYSCLLGRPWIHSAGAVTSTLHQKLKFLVDDKLVVVEGEEDIVVSHLASFQYVEGEGEIREVPFQSFEVINVEMVCPARDESKDAESPMASLKDAMTIIKDGHRQGWGRLLELPANKDRIGLGYNSQNLKKPAPIATRGSVLPLSENFSSAGYLDDNRIYAVEEEEEEDDGLIFTKTDGNGATKWTEFEIPKVTLIEISSSTTTNDNSATVPYDFDNPINQADEECEKEAELPEELARLLKQEEKVIQPHEESVEVINLGIDEEAKEV